The following DNA comes from Candidatus Bathyanammoxibius amoris.
CGGTATCACAGTGGCAATCTCGCCGCACTATTACTACCCGCCAGACAAGGGCTGGCAGTTCGAGGGTGCACTCGAGAAGCTGATGCACAACATTAACATGTTCGACAGGCCTAGCGCTTATAACTTGGAAGGTTTTGAGGGCTCAGGTGCCGATTTTATGCCAGAGTACAAATCATACATCTTCGACGGCAAGACCATCATCTGCTCACCACACAAAGTGTATGGCCCTGAGCAAAACGACCTTGCCCTACAGCTACGCAGGATGCACGTCGACCAGGTGATCCTCGCAGGTATGTCTGCGAATCTGTGTGTAGAGTCTCATCTGAGAGAGTTGTTGGAGCAGGGCTTCGAGGTCGCGGTGGTCAAGGATGGGCGCAGGTTGTGGGGGGGGGGTAGAAAGATTGACTCACTTCAGATTTGCTCTATATGGCGTAGTTAGCAAGAGATACGATGACTTGAGTGAAAATTAAAAATGGCGCGAATGGCGGAATTTTGTCGGTAAAATGGGGAAAATTGATGGGAAGAATGGCCGATCCTGTTAAGCTATATAGTGTACTCACCATCAGTGTCTATTACTCGTGTTAGTTCTTCTAGGCTGGTAACGCCCGCTTTTACTTTTTCTAGTCCACCCTGCCACAGGGGCTTCATCCCATTACCAACCGCCTGTTTTGTGATGGCAAAGGAGTCCTTTTGGGCCATCACCTGGGCTCTTATAGCGTCGTCCACTACTAGGAGTTCTCCTATAGCCGTCCTTCCCCGATAGCCACTCTCCATACATTCCTCGCATCCCACAGGCCGATACAATTTGTGAGGGCTATCCAACATATCTCTTTTGACAGGGGCCGCTTTCGGGTTATTGGAGAGCCGCTCGGACTGGTTTGCCAGGGGTATTTTACTGCTATATTCCTCTTTACAGCTGTGGCAGAGGGTCCGCGCCAGTCTTTGTGCCAGCACACCAACAATGCATGAAGATAGAAGGTAACTCTCTATCCCCATATCCTGTAGCCTGTTGAAGGCTGCAGCAGAACTCTTGGTATGAAGTGTAGAAAAGACGAGGTGGCCGGTTAGGGCGGCCTGGATGGCTATCTCTGCGGTCTCTCGGTCTCTTATCTCTCCTACCAAGATGACATCCGGGTCATGGCGGAGTATATTCCGCAGGGCGGAGGCAAAGGTGAGATTTATTTGCGGGTTTACTTGCATCTGACTTGTCCCGTCCAGACTGTACTCCACAGGGTCTTCTACTGTTACTATTTTTACGTCAGGTAATTTGATCTCATTGAGTATAGAGTAGAGGGTGGTAGTCTTGCCACTTCCTGTGGGACCTGTAACCAGTATCATTCCCTCAGCCTTCCTTGACAGTGCCCGAAAGCCTTTTAATATCTCCTCACGGAAACCCAGCTTGTCCAGCTCCAGGCAAATTGACGAACGATCCAGTATCCTCAGCACCACCCCTTCCCCGTAGATGGTGGGGATCAAAGATACCCTTATATCCACCTCTTTTCCCGCCAGGGGCAACTTTATTCTACCGTCCTGTGGCAGCCTCTTTTCTGCTATGTTCAGCTTGGCCATTATCTTTATCCTGGATATAATGGCCGGGTATAGCCTTTTTTGAGGGGGAGGGAAGTCTCTGAGCATCCCATCCACCCTGTAGCGAAGTCTGGTGTTTTTCTCAAGCATTTCCAGGTGTATATCACTGGCGCCTGTTTCGACAGC
Coding sequences within:
- a CDS encoding cysteine hydrolase, giving the protein MAKAIIPWIITLIVCISPSNLIGSEKYAPPTDPALPPSDMKLDLKRTALVVTDPQIDFLSPEGVAWDVVSESVEEQNTVQNIGRLFAAAKKAGITVAISPHYYYPPDKGWQFEGALEKLMHNINMFDRPSAYNLEGFEGSGADFMPEYKSYIFDGKTIICSPHKVYGPEQNDLALQLRRMHVDQVILAGMSANLCVESHLRELLEQGFEVAVVKDGRRLWGGGRKIDSLQICSIWRS
- a CDS encoding GspE/PulE family protein, which codes for MEEIKERKSLLEILHQQEKISELDIERVRGVRQETGQKDWQILLQLGMVSEEDLRYAQSIRFNFPVWKKKRKENYPLLEELPYNFLRGNEILPLRLSDGELDIAVAHPEDITLVETLYHTARAKLNVKKFNIYVGSERDIRQGLDEVYETEREKEPDSVIGGIDVGIGVAEDIEKLKDMASEAPVVRFVHNIITRAVETGASDIHLEMLEKNTRLRYRVDGMLRDFPPPQKRLYPAIISRIKIMAKLNIAEKRLPQDGRIKLPLAGKEVDIRVSLIPTIYGEGVVLRILDRSSICLELDKLGFREEILKGFRALSRKAEGMILVTGPTGSGKTTTLYSILNEIKLPDVKIVTVEDPVEYSLDGTSQMQVNPQINLTFASALRNILRHDPDVILVGEIRDRETAEIAIQAALTGHLVFSTLHTKSSAAAFNRLQDMGIESYLLSSCIVGVLAQRLARTLCHSCKEEYSSKIPLANQSERLSNNPKAAPVKRDMLDSPHKLYRPVGCEECMESGYRGRTAIGELLVVDDAIRAQVMAQKDSFAITKQAVGNGMKPLWQGGLEKVKAGVTSLEELTRVIDTDGEYTI